In the genome of Streptomyces fagopyri, the window CCGAGGGACGTTTCCAGGAGGGTGGCGATGGCGGCGTGACCGGTCTGCTGGTCGTCGCCGGACACAGGGTGCCCGGCCGGGTCGAGGAGCTGGACCTCGACGGTGACACCGCCGTCCTCCGGGTAGCGGTGCACGGCGGACGGGTGACCGGGACCGTAGGTCTGCTCCAGGCCCGCGCGGAGCGCGGCCTCCACGTCGACGCTCAGCCAGCGGTGCGCCTCGGCGAGCGCGGCGGACCGCTCCCGCGCCCCCCGCCGGAGGAGGGCGCGTACGCAGCCGGGGGAGCCGCGGCGGGCCGCCGCCACGATCGGGGGCTCACCCGTCGGTCCCGGACGGTCGGGGTCGGCGCCGGCCGCGAGCAGTTCCGCCACCACCGCGGCCCGGCCCCGCTGCACCGCCCAGGTCAGCGCCGTGAACCCGAAGCCCTCCACGCGGTCGGGGCTCGCCCCGGCCGCCAACAGGGCCCGTACGACCTCTGTGTGGCCGCCGCAGGCCGCCCCGCACAACGGGGCGTCCGTGCCCTGGCTGAGCCGGTCCGGGTCGGCGCCCGCGGCCAGCAACAGCCGTACGACGTCCGGCCGGTCGCTGACCGCGGCCAGGTACAGCGCCGTCTCGCCCTCCGTGTCCGCCGACTCCGGGCTCGCGCCGGAGCGCAGCAGCCGTACCACCGCGTCCTCGTCACCCTCGTACACAGCGGTGAGGAGACGCGCCGCGGGGTCGTTCGTGCTCATCCTTCGACCCTCGCTCGTGAAGGAGGCGGGAGGCAAAGCCTTTTGGGGTGTTCTGACTCACCTCGCGCGTCCCGTCCGCCCCTTGCGCCGCGGCATCCCGTTACGTGTCGCACTCCAGCACCGTCCCGCACAGCGTGCAGCGCGCCCGCACCCGGCCCCGTACCGGCACCCTGATCCGCTGGTGGCAGGTCGGACAGGGGAAGGAGACACGCAGCGGGCCGCGGCCGTCGGGGGTGAACGTGTACGGGACGCCGGGGCGCGGGCCGGGAGCGTGCGGGTCCTGGGCGTGACGCCGGTCCTTCGCGTAGCGGCGGCGGCCCGCCCAGCCGGCCGCGGTCAGCGGGGGCTGCTGTTCGTCGCCGCGGGCCGTCGCCATGCCCTTCGTGTACGCGGTGTAGGCCTGCGGGCTGGTGAACCAGACAGAGGGGTCCTCACCGAAGACCAGGGCGCGTTTGGCGAGGACGTAGCCGAACTCCTCGGGGGTGAGATAGCCGAACTTCTGCAAGGAGGCATCGTCCTCGCGGTAGGCGTCGAGCAGCAGCCAGCCCGCGCCGAGGTAGGTCGCGGCGGTGTCGGTGAGGATCTCGGTGTCGGGGGTGCGGGGGAAGGAGAGGCCGAGGCGGTGCAGATAGACGTGCATCACCTCGTGGGCGAGCGCGGCGCCGATGTCCCTGCGGTGGACGCGGAAACGGTCGTTGAGCTCGATGAAGTACTCGGGGCCCGCCGCGAGTTCGACGTTCGCCGCGTGGGTCATCTCGCGGAAGGAGATGATCATCCGGGCGTCCGGCAGACGGTAGTGGCGCACCAGTTCGCGGGCCACCCGCTGCGCGCCCAGGTACAGGTCGTCGCCGTCGGCGAAGGCCACGTCGGCGGGGGCCACGCTGGCCGCGAAGGTGTGCACGGTGTCGTACGAGAGCCGCCTGTAGAGCGCGGTGATCGAGGCCCGCACCATGTCCAGGTGCGGGTAGCCGTGTTCGACGGGCCCGCCGTTCGCCACGTCCGCACCCCCTGAAGACGCCGGCATCCGCACTCCACTCTAAGCCGGGTTCCACCGAGTGGCCGGACGAGTGCGCGCGGTCGCGGACGGCGCGACGGCGTGCGCCGGGGAGCGGCTGGCCGAAAAGCGGTTCTTGCCGGGGCACCCGGGCGTCTCAATAATGCGCAAAGGCTTGGCAAGTACATGCCACATCCGTGGCTTGTTGTGCTGCGCGACGTGCTGTCCACCGCACGGTTCCCGCCGCCCGGCACACCGCGGGGTGCTCGGCGCGTACCACCGCCACGCCTCGACCCCCCACGAGAGGACACACGTTGAAGTCTCCGAAGAAGTTCACGGGCCTCAGAAGACTCCTCGCCCTCGGCGCCGTCGCGCTCGCCGCCGTCTCGCTCCAGCCCGTCGCCGCACACGCCGCGCCCACGCCCGTCGTCGGCGGAACCCGCGCCGCACAGGGCGAGTTCCCCTTCATGGTCCGGCTCTCCATGGGCTGCGGCGGCGCCCTCTACACCAAGCAGATCGTGCTGACCGCCGCGCACTGTGTGAGCGGCTCCGGCACCAACACCTCGATCACCGCCACCGCCGGCGTCGTCGACCTGCAGAGCACCAGCGCCGTCAAGGTCAGGTCGACGAAGGTGCTCCAGGCACCCGGCTACAACGGCAAGGGCAAGGACTGGGCCCTCATCAAACTGGCCTCGCCCATCGAGCAGCCCACCCTGAAGATCGCCACCACCACCGCGTACAACAACGGGAACTTCACCGTCGCCGGCTGGGGCGCCACCCGTGAGGGCGGCGCCCAGCAGCGCTACCTCCTCAAGGCCACCGTCCCCTTCGTCAGCGACGCCGCCTGTCAGCAGGCGTACGGCAGCGACCTCGTGCCCGGTGACGAGATCTGCGCCGGATTCGTCCAGCAGGGCGGGGTCGACACCTGCCAGGGCGACTCCGGCGGACCGATGTTCCGCAAGGACGACGCCGGCGCGTTCGTCCAGGTCGGGATCGTCAGCTGGGGCCAGGGCTGCGCCGAGCCCGGATACCCGGGCGTCTACAGCGAGGTCTCGACCTTCGCGGCTGCCATAGCCAGGGCGGCGTCCACCCTGTAGCGGCCCGGTCGCCGTCATGACACGGAGCGGGCGCCCGTGACCGGATCACGGACGCCCGCTCCGCACTCGCGGACGCCCGCCCCCCACACGGTCTAACTCCGGCTCCCCGCGACCGGGTCGGCATCGGGCGCCCCCGCCGGAACCGGCCCGCGCAGAACCGGCGGCATCGGGCGGACCGACCCCGCGCCCGACCCGGCCGGCCTCCCGCCCGCCCCCTCGTCCGACTCGACCGGCTCCCCGTCCGGTCCCTGGAACTCCAGGACCCACACCTCGTTGACCCCCTCGCGCAGCACCGGCCCCGGCACGTACAGCGACCGCTGCGGGCCCACCGACCAGTAGCGGCCGAGATTGAACCCGTTGATCCACACGAACCCCCGCGTCCAGCCGGGAAGATCGAGAAAGGCGTCCCCCGTACCGCGCACCTCCACCGTGCCGCGGTACAGACCACGGGCGCCCTGCCCGGGCACCCCCGTGAACGGCACCGCGCCCACGCCCCCGTCGAACGCGTCGAGACGCAGCCCCCGGGCCCGCACCCCGTGCAGATACTGCCGCTCGTGCAGCACACCCCCGGTGATGCCCTTCGGCTCGCCCGAACGCGGCCCGTAGTTGACCCGGCCCAGCGACTCCACCCACATCTCCACCCGCGCGCCCCCCGCGACGGGCTCCCCGAGCCGCGGCTCGTCCTCGGTCAGCACCCCGGACGCCACTCCGTCGACGTACACCACCGCCAGATCCCGCAGCCCGCGCAGCAGCAGCGGATACCGGCCCCGCGGCCCCGGCACGGTCACCTCGTACCGCACCAGGCCCCGGTCCACGTCCAGTTCCTCGAAGGTCGGCGGCACGGCGTACTCCTCCTCCGGACCGCCCAGCGCCTCCAGCACGGCGTGAGGCGAAGCCCACTCCCGCAGATCCACCACCGCGGACGCGCCCAGCGGCGCCGGGACCGGCGGCACATCCGGCAGCGGCCCTTGCGCGTACCCGGCCAGGACCTCCCGGAAGCGCCAGAACTTCTCCGTCGGCCGCCCGAGTTCGTCGAGGGGAGCGTCGTAGTCGTACGACGTGACATCCGGCTCCAGCGTGCCCTCGTGGAGCGCTCCACCACCCCGGTTCGCCCCCGCCCAGCCCGCGAAGTTCGTTCCCCCGTGCGCCATGTACAGATTGACCGACGCCCCGCACTCCAGGATCTCGCGCAGCGCGTCCGCCGCGTCCCCCGGATCCCGTACGACGTGCTCACCACCCCAGTGGTCGAACCAGCCGCACCAGAACTCCATGCACATCAACGGGCCTTCGGGCCGGTGCCGGCGCAACACCTCGAACGCCTCACGCGCGCGGGAGCCGAAATTGACCGTCGCGAGGACACCGGGGACCGAGCCGCCACCGAGCATGTGGTCCTCGGGACCGTCCGACGTGAACAGCGGGACGCTCACCCCCTCGGCACGCAGCACATCGGCCAGACGCCGCAGATACACCCGGTCCGACCCGTAACTGCCGTACTCGTTCTCGACCTGCACCATCAGCACGGGACCGCCCCGGTCGATCTGCCGGGGCACGATCTCACCCATCAGGCGACGGAACCAGCGCTCCACCTCCCGCAGAAACTCCCCGTCCCGGGTCCGCGCCCGCCCCGGCAGCCAGTGCGGCAGCCCACCGTTCTCCCACTCCGCGCAGATGTAGGGACCGGGCCGCACGATCGCCCACAGCCCCGCCTCCCGCGCCGCGTCCAGGAACCGGCCCAGCGCCCGCACATCACGGAACACGCCGGGCCGAGGCTCGTGCAGGTTCCACGGGACGTACGTCTCCACGCAGTTGAGCCCCATCGCCCGCAACATCCCCAGCCGGTGCCCCCACTGCTCCTCACGCACCCGGAAGTAGTGCAGCGCACCCGACAGCAGCCGCACCGGCCGCCCGTCCAGCAGAAAATCCGTGTCCCCCACCGTGAACTCGCCCATGGGCCCACCCTCACCCCCTGGCGGCGACCACGTCCATGGACAAAGATCACCTCTGGTTGGACCGAAGAACGACACCGGCCGCACCGGCGGGAGGCACAGCGGATGCACCACACCTGGATGCGGTACCTCACCCCCGCCCCCGTCCACCACCGGCTCGGCCTCACCTGCCTCGGCGTCGGTCTCCAGCACGGCGAACTGCCCCCTGTCGGGCCACGCACCCTCGACCACCACGTCGCCGTCGTCGTCAGCGCGGGCGGCGGCTGGCTCCAGGACCCCGACGGACACCGCCACATCGTCACCGCCCCCGCCCTGCTCTGGCTCACCCCCGGCGTACCCCACCACTACGGACCCGACCCCAGCTGGGACGAGTGCTTCGTCGACTTCACCGGCCCCGCGACCACCGCCTACACCGAACTCGGCTACATCGAACCGGACCGCCCCGTCGTCCCCCTCTCCGACACGGCCGCGGCCCGCGCCACCGTCACCCGCATCGCCCGCGCCGCCCGCCGTGACAACCCCCTCCTGGAGGTCGAGACCGGCGCCGCCGTCCACGAACTCCTCGTCGCACTGCGCCGCGCCCGCGCCGACCTCGCCCCCGACGGCGACCCCGTACTCCACGCCCTCGCCCGGGACGCCTTCCAGCCTCTGTCCGTCGCCGAACACGCGGCCCGGCACGGCATGACCCCCGCCGAACTGCGCGGTGCCGTCCGCCGCGCCGCCGGCCGCGGCCCCAAGGACTACCTCCTCACGATCCGCCTCGGCCGCGCCAAGGAACTCCTCGCCGCCACCGAACTCCCCGTCGCCGCCGTGGCCCGACGCGTCGGCTACGACGACCCCGCCTACTTCTCCCGACTGTTCACCCGCCGTGTCGGCGTCGCTCCCGTCCGCTTCCGCGCACAACAGGGCCGCACCCCGCCCGGCGCCCGCGACGACAGCGCCCCCGACCCCCACGATCCGCCCACGACCGACCACCCGCACGCCACGTAGGCTGGTCGACCATGACCACCAGCAACACCGGCGACGCGACCGACGACAGCGGCGACACGACCGACCGCACCGGCCACGCGACCGACGACACCGGGAACGCGAACGCGACGAGCGGATCCGGTAACGCGACGAGCGACACCGGGAACGCGACCGGCACCACCGCGACCGAGGCCGACGCGGCGGTGCGCGCCGAACTCGCCCGGCTGCGCGACAGCATCGACAACATCGACGCCGCCGTCGTCCACATGCTCGCCGAACGCTTCAAATGCACCCAGCAGGTCGGTCACCTCAAAGCAGCCCACCAGCTGCCGCCCGCCGACCCCTCCCGCGAGGCCCAGCAGATCGCCCGGCTGCGCCGGCTCGCCGAGAACGCCAAGCTGGATCCGGCCTTCGCGGAAAAGTTGCTGAATTTCATCATCGCCGAGGTCATCCGCCACCACGAGAGCATCGCGGACGGCGCGGGACAGGCCACCGGGGCCACGGGGGAGTGACACCGGGTGCCCCCAGCGGGCATCCTGCGCGGAGCACTCCCTGTCAGTGTCAGGCCAAGGGCACATGCCGCCCGTCCATGCGCGCCAGGGACGGCGGGTGCCCGAGCGAGGGGACGTATCGGGCCATGCCGTCGGATGCCAAGATCCTCATCGTCGACGACCACGAGGACACGCTCTACGCGCTGGAGAACGCCCTGGCCCCACTGGGTCACCTCATGACCCGCGCGACCAGCGGCGACGGCGCCCTCAAGGAAGTCCTGCGCGGGCAGATCGGACTGCTCCTCCTCGACGTACGCATGCCCGGCGTCAGCGGCCTCGACGTCGTGCGCTACATGCGGCGCCTGGAACAGACCCAGCACATCCCCGTCATCCTGCTCACCGGCTTCGGCCCGGACACCGAACTGTCCGCCACCGCCTACGCGCTCGGCGTCGCCGACCTCGTCATGAAACCCGTCGACCCCTGGACCCTGCGCACCAAGGTCCGCTACCTCTACGACACCCACCGCCGCCGCCAGGCCCTCGAACAGGAACTGCGCGAACTGCGCGCCGAGGTCGACGCCGCCAACCGCACCCTCGCACAGGGCCGCACCCCCTGACCGGACCAGACAAAAGCCGCATGACGGGCCACCCCTGTGCCCTGCCGGGGCCATCAGGCAGCATGTCCCCATGTCCGTACTGACGCGCGACGAAGCGCAGACCCGTGCCAAGCTCCTCGACGTCCACCACTACGGGATCGAACTCGACCTGACCGGCGGGGACGAGACCTTCGCATCCCGGACCGTCATCCGGTTCACCGCCCGCGCCGACGCGGACACCTTCGTCGAGCTGAAGCCCGCCGAGCTGCGCTCCGTCACCCTCGACGGGCAGCCCCTCGACCCCGAAACCCTCGACGGGAACAGGCTTCCCCTCAAAGGCCTGACCGAGGGCGAGCACGAACTGCGCCTCGACACCGTCATGCACTACTCGCGCACCGGCGAAGGCATGCACCGCTTCACCGACCCCACCGACGGCGAGACCTACCTCTACACCCAGCTGTTCATGGAAGACGTCCAGCGCGTCTTCGCCGCCTTCGACCAGCCCGACCTCAAGGCTGTCTTCGACCTCACCGTCACCGCCCCCGACACCTGGACCGTCCTCTCCAACGGCATCACCGAACACCTCGGAGAAGGCCGCTGGAAGGCCGCGCCCACCCCACTCATCTCCACCTACCTCGTCGCCGTCGCCGCGGGGCCCTGGCACTCCGTGCGCACCGAGCACCGCGGCCTCCCCTTCGGCATCCACTGCCGCCGCTCGCTCGCCCCCTACCTGGACACCGACGCCGACGAGATCCTCGACGTCACCCGCGCCTGCTTCGACCGCTACCACGAGAAGTTCGACGAGCCCTACCCCTTCGACTCCTACGACCAGGCGTTCGTCCCCGAATTCAACGCCGGCGCCATGGAGAACCCCGGCCTCGTCACCTTCCGCGACGAGTTCGTCTACCGCTCCGCCGTCACCGACACCGAGCGCCAGACCCGCGCCATGGTCATCGCCCACGAAATGGCCCACATGTGGTTCGGCGACCTCGTCACCCTGCGCTGGTGGGACGACATCTGGCTCAACGAGTCCTTCGCCGAGTACATGGGCTACCAGACCCTCACCGAAGCCACCCGCTTCACCGACACCTGGACCGAGTTCGGCGTCACCCGCAAACCCTGGGGCTACGACGCCGACCAGCGCCCCTCCACCCACCCCGTCGCCCCCGACCCGGACGCCGTCCCCGACACCGCGTCCGCCATGCTCAACTTCGACGGCATCTCCTACGCCAAGGGCGCCTCCGCCCTGCGCCAACTCGTCACCTGGCTCGGCGAGAAGGACTTCCTGGCCGGCATCAACACCCACTTCGCCCGCCACAAGTTCGCCAACGCCACCCTCGCCGACTTCATCGACTCCCTCGCCGCCACCACCGAACGCGACGTCCACGCCTGGGCCGCCTCCTGGCTGCGCACCACCGGCGTCGACACCCTGCGCCCCACACTCACCGAGACCCAGGGCACCTGGCACCTCACCGTCGAACACCACGGCAGCCGCCCCCACCGCATCGCCGTCAGCGCCTACGACACCGTCCCGGGCGAGGACCGACGACTGCTCCCACGGGCCCGCTTCGAGACCGACGTACCACAGAACGACCCCGTCGAACTCGGCCCCGGCCGCCGCCCCGCCCTGCTCCTCCTCAACGACGGCGACCTCACCTACGCCAAGATCCGCTTCGACACCGACTCCTTCCGGACCGTCCGCGACGCCCTGTCCGGCCTGCCCGAACCCCTCACCCGCGCCGTCGTCTGGAACGCCCTGCGCGACGCCGTCCGCGACGGCGAACTGCCCCCCATGGCCTACATCGACGCCGCCCGCACCCACCTCCCGCACGAGACCGACCTCGCCCTCGTCCAGGGCGTCCTGACGTTCGCCGCCACCCAGGTCGCCGACCTCCTCCTGCCCGCCGAGGACCGCCCGACCGCCCTCGCCACCCTCACCGACCTCTGCCGCGACCTCCTGCGCCGCACCGAGGACGGCGACAACCCGGGCCTGCGCCTCACCGCCGTACGCCACTTCATCGACGTCGCCGCCCACCCCGACACCATCAGCGCCTGGTTCTCCGAGGGCACCGTCCCCGGCGGCCCCGAACTCGACCCCGAACTGCGCTGGCGCGTCCTCGGCCGCCTCGCCGTCCTCGGCGCCATCGACGACGCCGTCATCGAGGCCGAACTCGTCCAGGACCCCAGCGCCACCGGCCAGGAAGGCGCCGCCCGCTGCCGCGCCGCGCTGCCCGACCCCGAGGCCAAACGACGCGCCTGGGAGGAGATGTTCGCCTCCGACCACCTCTCCAACTACCTGTTCACCGCGACCGCCCAGGGCTTCTGGCAACCCGAACAGGCCGACCTCGTACGGGAGTACGTCGAGCGCTACTGGGCCGACGCCGTGGCCCTCGCCGCCCGCCGAGGCCCCGCCATCGCCGACGCCGCCGGCCGCTACGCGTTCCCCGGCCACGCCGTCAGCGCGGAGACCCTCACCCTCGGCGAGACCTGCCTGCGCGACGCCGACCCCATCCCCGCGCTGCGCCGCAAGCTCGTCGACCAACTCGACGACCTGGCAAGGGCGCTGAAGGTACGGGAAGCGAGCCGCAACTAGATCCGCCGGCACCGGGGCCCGCTGGGGTCCGGGATCCCATTGAACCCCGAGGCAACGGCCTGGAGGCCAACGGACCTCGGGGTCAACGGGCCTCGGGTCAACGGGCCTCGGGGTCGAGGGGCCTGGTGGTCAACGGGCCTCGGGGTCAACGGGCCTGGTGGTCAACGGGCCTCGGGGTACGGTCCGAGGTCAACGGGCCCCGAGGCCACCGGTCCTGAAGGTCAACGGGTAGTGGGGCCGATCGGGCCCGGGGTAAACAGGCCCGGATTCCGTGGACCCGGCTTCGTGGAAGCCCGCTCCGCACGGACCCGGATCCAGCAGACCGGATTCGATCCGATTCGATCCGGTCCGGGCCGGTCGGGCCGGCCCGGGTCCACCGGGGCCGGCCCGGGACGTGCCAGGACCGGCGGACGGGCGGACCCGCACCCCCGGACACACGGCGGGCCGATCGCCCCTCCCGTAAAGGGCAGGGACGATCACCCCGTCCCCACCGTCCCCCGTCCCCACCGCCCCGGTCCCACCCGGCAGGGCACCGCACCGCACCCCACCCGGCTCCCGAACACCCCCCGTCACCTCCGCCCCTTTACTCACCATTCCTCCCCACGGCGGTACCCCCATTCGGGTCAGATCGTTGTGCTCTGCGGGCGCGCCGCCCCCATCCCGTACAGGCTTGGACCCCCTGCCGCGCGCCCACCGGAGGACACCCATGAGCACGCCGCCCCTCGCCTCAGGTCCCGAAGGCCCCGGCGCACTGCGGCCACTGCTCGACACCGTGCTCGACGCACTCCGCACCGGCAGCACCGCACGCGGCGGACCCCTGCCCGCCGGAGGACCCGAGGACGTCGCCCGGCGCCTACGGGACGCGGCCGGCGACATCCTGCCCCGGCACGGCACCGACGACGCCCTGCGCACCCTCGTCCACGCCCTCGCCGAAGGCTCCGCCGACCCCGCCGATCCCCTCTGCGCCGCCCACCTGCACTG includes:
- a CDS encoding response regulator; its protein translation is MPSDAKILIVDDHEDTLYALENALAPLGHLMTRATSGDGALKEVLRGQIGLLLLDVRMPGVSGLDVVRYMRRLEQTQHIPVILLTGFGPDTELSATAYALGVADLVMKPVDPWTLRTKVRYLYDTHRRRQALEQELRELRAEVDAANRTLAQGRTP
- a CDS encoding glycoside hydrolase family 35 protein, encoding MGEFTVGDTDFLLDGRPVRLLSGALHYFRVREEQWGHRLGMLRAMGLNCVETYVPWNLHEPRPGVFRDVRALGRFLDAAREAGLWAIVRPGPYICAEWENGGLPHWLPGRARTRDGEFLREVERWFRRLMGEIVPRQIDRGGPVLMVQVENEYGSYGSDRVYLRRLADVLRAEGVSVPLFTSDGPEDHMLGGGSVPGVLATVNFGSRAREAFEVLRRHRPEGPLMCMEFWCGWFDHWGGEHVVRDPGDAADALREILECGASVNLYMAHGGTNFAGWAGANRGGGALHEGTLEPDVTSYDYDAPLDELGRPTEKFWRFREVLAGYAQGPLPDVPPVPAPLGASAVVDLREWASPHAVLEALGGPEEEYAVPPTFEELDVDRGLVRYEVTVPGPRGRYPLLLRGLRDLAVVYVDGVASGVLTEDEPRLGEPVAGGARVEMWVESLGRVNYGPRSGEPKGITGGVLHERQYLHGVRARGLRLDAFDGGVGAVPFTGVPGQGARGLYRGTVEVRGTGDAFLDLPGWTRGFVWINGFNLGRYWSVGPQRSLYVPGPVLREGVNEVWVLEFQGPDGEPVESDEGAGGRPAGSGAGSVRPMPPVLRGPVPAGAPDADPVAGSRS
- the pepN gene encoding aminopeptidase N, whose protein sequence is MSVLTRDEAQTRAKLLDVHHYGIELDLTGGDETFASRTVIRFTARADADTFVELKPAELRSVTLDGQPLDPETLDGNRLPLKGLTEGEHELRLDTVMHYSRTGEGMHRFTDPTDGETYLYTQLFMEDVQRVFAAFDQPDLKAVFDLTVTAPDTWTVLSNGITEHLGEGRWKAAPTPLISTYLVAVAAGPWHSVRTEHRGLPFGIHCRRSLAPYLDTDADEILDVTRACFDRYHEKFDEPYPFDSYDQAFVPEFNAGAMENPGLVTFRDEFVYRSAVTDTERQTRAMVIAHEMAHMWFGDLVTLRWWDDIWLNESFAEYMGYQTLTEATRFTDTWTEFGVTRKPWGYDADQRPSTHPVAPDPDAVPDTASAMLNFDGISYAKGASALRQLVTWLGEKDFLAGINTHFARHKFANATLADFIDSLAATTERDVHAWAASWLRTTGVDTLRPTLTETQGTWHLTVEHHGSRPHRIAVSAYDTVPGEDRRLLPRARFETDVPQNDPVELGPGRRPALLLLNDGDLTYAKIRFDTDSFRTVRDALSGLPEPLTRAVVWNALRDAVRDGELPPMAYIDAARTHLPHETDLALVQGVLTFAATQVADLLLPAEDRPTALATLTDLCRDLLRRTEDGDNPGLRLTAVRHFIDVAAHPDTISAWFSEGTVPGGPELDPELRWRVLGRLAVLGAIDDAVIEAELVQDPSATGQEGAARCRAALPDPEAKRRAWEEMFASDHLSNYLFTATAQGFWQPEQADLVREYVERYWADAVALAARRGPAIADAAGRYAFPGHAVSAETLTLGETCLRDADPIPALRRKLVDQLDDLARALKVREASRN
- a CDS encoding ankyrin repeat domain-containing protein, with translation MSTNDPAARLLTAVYEGDEDAVVRLLRSGASPESADTEGETALYLAAVSDRPDVVRLLLAAGADPDRLSQGTDAPLCGAACGGHTEVVRALLAAGASPDRVEGFGFTALTWAVQRGRAAVVAELLAAGADPDRPGPTGEPPIVAAARRGSPGCVRALLRRGARERSAALAEAHRWLSVDVEAALRAGLEQTYGPGHPSAVHRYPEDGGVTVEVQLLDPAGHPVSGDDQQTGHAAIATLLETSLGIAAPAPELAARALRRADPADDDWTEAAAALGLRGDEDTFRAAVLWCRGTDPLRQAFGADVLGRSRTPRGRQVLRELARESEQPVVARAAVVALGRRADAAALPEVLRHARHPQAAVRAAVADALARLLPAGHPEGVERLRALAEDHDAEVRARAAHALTVLRGKS
- a CDS encoding helix-turn-helix transcriptional regulator is translated as MHHTWMRYLTPAPVHHRLGLTCLGVGLQHGELPPVGPRTLDHHVAVVVSAGGGWLQDPDGHRHIVTAPALLWLTPGVPHHYGPDPSWDECFVDFTGPATTAYTELGYIEPDRPVVPLSDTAAARATVTRIARAARRDNPLLEVETGAAVHELLVALRRARADLAPDGDPVLHALARDAFQPLSVAEHAARHGMTPAELRGAVRRAAGRGPKDYLLTIRLGRAKELLAATELPVAAVARRVGYDDPAYFSRLFTRRVGVAPVRFRAQQGRTPPGARDDSAPDPHDPPTTDHPHAT
- a CDS encoding S1 family peptidase encodes the protein MKSPKKFTGLRRLLALGAVALAAVSLQPVAAHAAPTPVVGGTRAAQGEFPFMVRLSMGCGGALYTKQIVLTAAHCVSGSGTNTSITATAGVVDLQSTSAVKVRSTKVLQAPGYNGKGKDWALIKLASPIEQPTLKIATTTAYNNGNFTVAGWGATREGGAQQRYLLKATVPFVSDAACQQAYGSDLVPGDEICAGFVQQGGVDTCQGDSGGPMFRKDDAGAFVQVGIVSWGQGCAEPGYPGVYSEVSTFAAAIARAASTL